A stretch of the Acanthochromis polyacanthus isolate Apoly-LR-REF ecotype Palm Island chromosome 22, KAUST_Apoly_ChrSc, whole genome shotgun sequence genome encodes the following:
- the sumo1 gene encoding small ubiquitin-related modifier 1 produces MSDTETKPSSQDGGDKKDGDYIKLKVIGQDSSEIHFKVKMTTHLKKLKESYSQRQGVPASTLRFLFEGQRIADNQTPKELGMEDEDVIEVYQEQTGGLWND; encoded by the exons atgtcAGACACG gaGACAAAACCATCCAGCCAAGACGGGGGGGACAAGAAGGATGGAGACTACATCAAGTTAAAAGTGATTGGTCAG GACAGCAGCGAAATCCACTTTAAGGTGAAAATGACGACACATCTAAAGAAGCTGAAAGAGTCTTACAGCCAGAGACAG gGCGTCCCGGCCAGCACGCTAAGGTTTCTCTTTGAAGGACAGAGAATTGCAGACAACCAAACCCCAAAAGAG CTGGGCATGGAGGACGAGGACGTCATCGAGGTGTATCAAGAACAGACTGGCGGACTTTGGAATGATTAA
- the LOC110969942 gene encoding claudin-34-like, which yields MTYLVHSAHAQLCALWLASMGWTLTAVALGLVEWRVWLVSHSEAVSSGVAWVGVWRTCFHSRTVVSPSFTVMHCSPIGLTEEFTPPEIAAAQVLMLLSLLVGLCGNAGGVYSMRNAYFGLDRNPPIRLCFVLTGALCLLAAGMSSVPLIWNLSSVVTNQTILFPPEFKMPAAPDSQHVGAGVSVGLAGAVLMVLSGIVFCTYRLPVSRLLPRSPQGTDNLAFEPHEHS from the coding sequence atgACCTACCTGGTGCACTCCGCCCACGCCCAGCTCTGTGCCCTCTGGCTGGCCAGCATGGGCTGGACACTCACCGCCGTGGCTCTGGGCCTCGTTGAGTGGAGGGTGTGGCTGGTGTCCCACAGCGAGGCCGTCAGCTCCGGCGTGGCCTGGGTGGGCGTGTGGAGGACGTGCTTCCACAGCCGCACGGTGGTGAGTCCCAGCTTCACCGTGATGCACTGCAGCCCCATCGGGCTGACGGAGGAGTTCACGCCGCCGGAGATCGCGGCCGCTCAGGTGCTGATGCTGCTGTCGCTGCTGGTGGGGCTCTGTGGGAACGCTGGGGGCGTCTACTCCATGAGGAACGCCTACTTTGGACTGGACAGGAACCCGCCCATCCGGCTGTGCTTCGTCCTCACCGGGGCGCTCTGTCTCCTGGCTGCCGGGATGTCGTCGGTGCCGTTAATTTGGAATCTGAGCTCCGTGGTGACCAATCAGACGATCCTTTTCCCTCCTGAGTTCAAAATGCCCGCGGCGCCTGATTCCCAACACGTGGGTGCCGGCGTGAGCGTGGGACTGGCGGGCGCCGTCCTGATGGTGCTGTCTGGGATTGTCTTCTGCACCTACAGGTTACCAGTGAGCAGATTATTACCCAGAAGCCCCCAGGGGACAGATAACCTGGCGTTTGAGCCCCACGAACACTCGTGA